In Streptococcus sp. SN-1, a single genomic region encodes these proteins:
- a CDS encoding QueT transporter family protein, which yields MKKLTIRDVADIAIVAAIYVVLTVTPPLNAISYGAYQFRISEMMNFMAFYNPKYIIGVTIGCMIANFFSFGLLDVFVGGGSTLVFLSLGVWLFAKYSKDYLFNGLIRKDHFFFSILFSISMFTIAAELNIVAQLPFFLTWFTTGVGEFASLIIGAIIIGKIGHRIDLSK from the coding sequence ATGAAAAAATTAACTATTCGTGATGTTGCAGACATTGCAATCGTTGCTGCTATCTATGTCGTTTTAACTGTCACACCACCTCTAAATGCCATTAGCTATGGTGCTTATCAGTTCCGTATTTCAGAAATGATGAACTTTATGGCTTTTTACAATCCTAAGTACATCATCGGAGTTACCATCGGTTGTATGATTGCTAATTTCTTTAGCTTCGGACTGCTAGATGTCTTTGTTGGTGGTGGATCAACCCTAGTATTCCTCAGTCTAGGTGTTTGGCTTTTTGCAAAATACAGCAAAGATTACCTCTTTAATGGATTAATTCGAAAAGATCATTTCTTTTTTTCAATCCTCTTTTCAATTTCCATGTTTACTATCGCTGCAGAGTTGAATATCGTAGCGCAATTACCATTTTTCCTTACTTGGTTCACAACAGGAGTTGGTGAATTTGCCTCATTGATTATTGGAGCGATTATTATTGGTAAAATTGGTCATCGAATTGATTTAAGCAAATAG
- the mscL gene encoding large conductance mechanosensitive channel protein MscL, giving the protein MLKDLKAFLLRGNVVDLAVGVIIASAFGAIVTSLVNDIITPLILNPALEAAKVQNIAELAWNGVTYGKFLSAVINFLVIGTVLFFVIKGIEKAQSLTKKEEAVEEAPAAPTELEVLQEIKSLLEKK; this is encoded by the coding sequence ATGTTAAAAGATCTTAAAGCATTTTTGCTTCGTGGTAATGTTGTTGACCTTGCTGTCGGTGTGATCATTGCCTCTGCTTTTGGTGCAATCGTTACATCACTTGTTAACGATATCATCACTCCACTTATTTTGAATCCAGCCTTGGAAGCTGCGAAAGTACAAAACATCGCTGAGCTTGCTTGGAATGGTGTTACATATGGTAAATTCTTGAGCGCTGTTATCAACTTCCTAGTTATCGGTACTGTTCTCTTCTTTGTTATCAAAGGTATCGAAAAAGCTCAAAGCCTTACTAAGAAAGAAGAGGCTGTTGAGGAAGCTCCAGCTGCTCCAACTGAGTTGGAAGTACTTCAAGAAATCAAATCCCTTCTTGAGAAAAAATAA
- a CDS encoding aspartate-semialdehyde dehydrogenase — MGYTVAVVGATGAVGAQMIKMLEESTLPIDKIRLLASARSAGKTLKFKDQDITIEETTETAFEGVDIALFSAGGSTSAKYAPYAVKAGAVVVDNTSYFRQNPDVPLVVPEVNAHALDAHNGIIACPNCSTIQMMVALEPVRQKWGLDRIIVSTYQAVSGAGMGAILETQRELREVLNDGVKPRDLHAEILPSGGDKKHYPIAFNALPQIDVFTDNDYTYEEMKMTKETKKIMEDDSIAVSATCVRIPVLSAHSESVYIETKEVAPIEEVKAAIAAFPGAVLEDDVAHQIYPQAINAVGSRDTFVGRIRKDLDAEKGIHMWVVSDNLLKGAAWNSVQIAETLHERGLVRPTAELKFELK, encoded by the coding sequence ATGGGATATACAGTTGCTGTAGTCGGCGCGACAGGTGCTGTCGGTGCTCAGATGATAAAAATGTTGGAAGAATCAACACTTCCAATTGATAAAATTCGTTTACTTGCTTCTGCACGTTCAGCGGGCAAGACTTTGAAATTTAAAGACCAAGATATTACGATTGAAGAAACGACTGAAACAGCTTTTGAAGGAGTTGACATTGCTCTCTTTTCAGCGGGTGGTTCGACATCAGCTAAGTATGCACCATACGCGGTTAAAGCTGGAGCGGTAGTGGTTGATAATACATCTTATTTCCGTCAAAATCCAGACGTACCATTGGTTGTTCCAGAGGTCAATGCTCACGCACTTGATGCCCACAACGGGATTATTGCTTGCCCTAACTGTTCAACAATCCAAATGATGGTGGCTCTTGAGCCAGTTCGCCAAAAATGGGGCTTGGACCGTATCATCGTTTCAACTTACCAAGCAGTTTCAGGTGCTGGTATGGGAGCGATTCTTGAGACACAACGTGAACTTCGTGAAGTCTTGAATGATGGAGTGAAACCACGTGATTTACACGCAGAAATTTTGCCTTCAGGCGGTGACAAGAAACACTATCCTATCGCCTTTAACGCTCTTCCACAAATCGATGTCTTCACAGACAATGATTATACTTACGAAGAGATGAAGATGACTAAGGAAACTAAGAAAATCATGGAAGATGATAGCATTGCAGTATCTGCAACATGTGTGCGTATTCCAGTCTTGTCAGCTCACTCTGAGTCAGTTTATATCGAAACAAAAGAAGTGGCTCCAATTGAAGAAGTCAAAGCAGCTATCGCAGCCTTCCCAGGTGCTGTTCTTGAAGATGATGTAGCTCATCAAATCTATCCACAAGCCATCAATGCAGTTGGTTCACGTGATACCTTCGTAGGTCGTATCCGTAAAGACTTGGATGCTGAAAAAGGAATTCACATGTGGGTTGTTTCAGATAACCTTCTCAAAGGTGCTGCTTGGAACTCAGTTCAAATTGCAGAAACTCTTCATGAACGTGGATTGGTTCGTCCAACGGCCGAATTGAAATTTGAATTAAAATAG
- a CDS encoding GtrA family protein has product MKIPIQKFFNNEILAYLFFGLATTLVSILTRLVIYQLSHQELLATTLANIIGILFAFITNDRIVFKQARQNWPRRLVKFSLARLSTFLLDLLLTFLFVTQFPNIIGQFVNGNLDKINAIETILAQLLIIILNYIFSKVFIFEK; this is encoded by the coding sequence ATGAAAATTCCTATTCAAAAATTTTTTAACAATGAAATCTTAGCCTATCTCTTCTTTGGCCTTGCAACAACTCTAGTTTCGATTCTCACACGACTAGTCATTTATCAACTAAGTCATCAGGAACTTCTTGCTACGACCTTGGCAAATATTATTGGTATCCTCTTTGCCTTTATCACAAATGATAGGATTGTATTTAAGCAAGCTAGGCAGAATTGGCCAAGACGTTTAGTGAAATTTTCTCTTGCCCGCCTTTCTACTTTTCTGTTAGACTTGCTCCTTACTTTTCTATTTGTAACCCAGTTTCCTAATATTATTGGTCAGTTCGTAAACGGTAATCTTGACAAAATCAATGCAATCGAAACAATACTTGCACAATTATTGATAATTATCCTTAATTATATTTTTAGTAAGGTTTTTATTTTTGAAAAATAA
- the dapA gene encoding 4-hydroxy-tetrahydrodipicolinate synthase has product MSYKDLKECKIITAFITPFHEDGSINFDAIPALIEHLLAHHTDGILLAGTTAESPTLTHDEELELFAAVQKVVNGRVPLIAGVGTNDTRDSIEFVKEVAEFGGFAAGLAIVPYYNKPSQEGMYQHFKAIADASDLPIIIYNIPGRVVVELTPETMLRLADHPNIIGVKECTSLANMAYLIEHKPEEFLIYTGEDGDAFHAMNLGADGVISVASHTNGDEMHEMFTAIAESDMKKAAAIQRKFIPKVNALFSYPSPAPVKAVLNYMGFEAGPTRLPLVPAPEEDAKRIIKVVVDGDYEATKATVTGVLRPDY; this is encoded by the coding sequence ATGTCTTATAAAGATTTAAAAGAGTGTAAAATCATCACAGCCTTTATTACTCCCTTCCACGAGGATGGTTCCATCAATTTTGATGCTATTCCAGCCTTGATTGAACATTTATTGGCTCATCATACGGATGGAATTCTTCTTGCGGGAACGACTGCTGAGAGTCCAACCTTGACCCACGATGAAGAGTTGGAACTCTTTGCAGCTGTACAGAAAGTTGTCAATGGACGCGTTCCTTTGATTGCGGGTGTGGGTACCAATGATACGCGTGACTCGATCGAGTTTGTCAAAGAAGTAGCAGAATTTGGTGGTTTCGCAGCTGGGCTTGCTATCGTACCTTACTACAACAAGCCTTCTCAAGAAGGAATGTACCAGCACTTTAAGGCCATTGCAGATGCTTCTGACCTACCAATTATTATCTATAACATTCCAGGGCGTGTGGTTGTCGAATTAACTCCAGAAACCATGCTTCGCTTGGCTGACCATCCAAATATCATTGGGGTCAAAGAATGTACTAGCTTGGCCAATATGGCTTACTTGATTGAGCACAAGCCAGAAGAGTTCTTGATTTATACAGGTGAAGATGGAGATGCTTTCCATGCCATGAACCTTGGTGCGGATGGGGTTATTTCTGTTGCCTCTCATACAAATGGGGATGAAATGCACGAGATGTTTACTGCTATTGCAGAAAGCGATATGAAGAAAGCTGCAGCTATTCAACGTAAGTTCATTCCTAAAGTCAATGCCCTCTTCTCTTATCCAAGTCCTGCTCCAGTTAAGGCAGTTCTTAACTATATGGGATTTGAAGCTGGACCAACTCGTCTACCTCTAGTTCCAGCACCAGAAGAAGATGCCAAACGTATTATCAAGGTCGTTGTAGATGGCGACTATGAAGCGACTAAGGCCACTGTAACAGGTGTATTAAGACCAGATTACTAA
- the mnmE gene encoding tRNA uridine-5-carboxymethylaminomethyl(34) synthesis GTPase MnmE, which translates to MITREFDTIAAISTPLGEGAIGIVRLSGTDSFAIAQKIFKGKDLSQVASHTLNYGHIVDPQTGKVMDEVMVGAMKSPKTFTREDIIEINTHGGIAVTNEILQLAIREGARLAEPGEFTKRAFLNGRVDLTQAEAVMDIIRAKTDKAMNIAVKQLDGSLSDLINNTRQEILNTLAQVEVNIDYPEYDDVEEATTAVVREKTMEFEQLLTNLLRTARRGKILREGISTAIIGRPNVGKSSLLNNLLREDKAIVTDIAGTTRDVIEEYVNINGVPLKLIDTAGIRETDDIVEQIGVERSKKALKEADLVLLVLNASEPLTSQDRQLLEISQDTNRIILLNKTDLPETIETSELPEDIIRISVLKNQNIDKIEERINNLFFENAGLVEQDATYLSNARHISLIEKAVESLQAVNEGLELGMPVDLLQVDLTRTWEILGEITGDAAPDELITQLFSQFCLGK; encoded by the coding sequence ATGATTACACGTGAATTTGATACCATCGCTGCTATCTCTACTCCACTAGGTGAAGGGGCTATTGGTATTGTCCGCCTGAGCGGAACTGACAGTTTTGCTATTGCGCAAAAGATTTTTAAAGGAAAAGACTTGAGTCAGGTTGCTAGCCATACCCTTAACTACGGTCACATTGTTGACCCTCAGACAGGGAAGGTCATGGACGAGGTTATGGTCGGGGCTATGAAGTCTCCCAAGACCTTTACTCGTGAGGATATTATCGAGATTAACACCCACGGTGGTATTGCCGTGACCAATGAGATTCTCCAGCTAGCTATCCGTGAAGGAGCTCGGTTGGCAGAACCTGGTGAATTTACTAAACGTGCCTTTCTAAACGGTCGCGTAGATTTGACACAGGCTGAGGCCGTGATGGACATCATCCGCGCCAAGACTGACAAGGCCATGAACATTGCAGTTAAGCAATTAGACGGCTCCCTTTCTGACCTCATTAACAATACCCGTCAAGAAATCCTTAACACACTTGCCCAAGTCGAGGTTAATATTGATTATCCTGAGTATGACGATGTTGAGGAAGCCACTACTGCTGTTGTCCGTGAGAAGACTATGGAGTTTGAGCAATTGCTAACAAATCTCCTTAGAACAGCCCGTCGCGGTAAAATCCTTCGTGAAGGAATTTCCACAGCTATCATCGGACGCCCCAACGTTGGAAAATCTAGCCTTCTCAACAACCTCTTGCGTGAGGACAAGGCTATCGTTACAGATATTGCTGGTACTACTCGAGATGTCATTGAAGAGTATGTCAACATCAACGGTGTTCCCCTAAAATTGATTGACACAGCTGGTATTCGTGAAACGGATGATATCGTTGAACAAATCGGTGTTGAGCGTTCAAAAAAAGCCCTTAAGGAAGCTGACTTGGTTTTACTAGTTCTAAATGCTAGTGAACCACTGACTTCTCAAGACAGACAACTCTTAGAAATCAGTCAGGATACCAACCGAATTATTCTTCTTAACAAAACTGACCTACCAGAAACGATTGAAACTTCAGAACTACCTGAAGATATCATCCGCATTTCAGTTCTTAAAAACCAAAATATTGATAAGATTGAAGAAAGAATCAACAACCTCTTCTTTGAAAATGCTGGTCTTGTAGAGCAAGATGCCACTTACTTGTCAAACGCCCGTCATATTTCCTTGATTGAGAAGGCTGTTGAAAGCCTACAAGCTGTTAATGAAGGTCTTGAACTGGGAATGCCAGTTGACTTGCTTCAAGTTGACTTGACCCGTACTTGGGAAATCCTCGGAGAAATCACTGGAGATGCGGCTCCTGATGAACTCATCACCCAACTCTTTAGCCAATTCTGTTTAGGAAAATAA
- a CDS encoding GTP pyrophosphokinase family protein — protein MTLEWEEFLDPYIQAVGELKIKLRGIRKQYRKQNKHSPIEFVTGRVKPIESIKEKMARRGITYATLEHDLQDIAGLRVMVQFVDDVKEVVEILHKRQDMRIIQERDYITHRKASGYRSYHVVVEYMVDTINGAKTILAEIQIRTLAMNFWATIEHSLNYKYQGDFPEEIKKRLEITSKIAHQLDEEMGKIRDDIQEAQALFDPLSRKLNDGVGNSDDTDEEYR, from the coding sequence TTAAAGATTAAACTTCGTGGTATTCGTAAGCAATATCGTAAGCAAAATAAGCATTCTCCGATTGAGTTTGTGACTGGTAGAGTCAAGCCGATTGAGAGCATCAAAGAAAAAATGGCTCGTCGTGGCATTACTTATGCGACCTTGGAACACGATTTGCAGGATATTGCTGGTTTGCGTGTGATGGTCCAGTTTGTAGATGACGTTAAGGAAGTAGTGGAAATTTTACACAAGCGTCAGGACATGCGGATCATACAGGAACGAGATTACATTACTCATCGAAAAGCCTCAGGCTACCGTTCTTATCATGTGGTAGTAGAATATATGGTTGACACCATCAATGGAGCTAAGACTATTTTGGCAGAAATTCAAATTCGTACTTTGGCCATGAATTTTTGGGCAACGATAGAACATTCTCTCAACTACAAGTACCAAGGGGATTTCCCAGAGGAGATTAAGAAGCGACTGGAAATTACATCCAAGATTGCCCATCAGTTAGATGAAGAAATGGGTAAAATTCGTGATGATATCCAAGAAGCCCAGGCCCTTTTTGATCCTTTGAGTAGAAAATTAAATGATGGTGTAGGAAACAGTGACGATACAGATGAAGAATACAGGTAA
- a CDS encoding RluA family pseudouridine synthase: protein MRFEFIADEHVKVKTFLKKHEVSKGLLAKIKFRGGAILVNDQPQNATYLLDIGDRVIIDIPAEEGFETLEAIERPLDILYEDDHFLVLNKPYGVASIPSVNHSNTIANFIKGYYVKQDYENQQIHIVTRLDRDTSGLMLFAKHGYAHARLDKQLQKKSIEKRYFALVKGDGHLETEGEIIAPIARDEDSIITRRVAKGGKYAHTSYKIVASYGNIHLVDIRLHTGRTHQIRVHFSHIGFPLLGDDLYGGSLDDGIQRQALHCHYLSFYHPFLEQGLQLESPLPDDFSNLITQLSTNTL from the coding sequence ATGAGGTTTGAATTTATCGCAGATGAGCATGTCAAGGTTAAGACCTTCTTAAAAAAGCACGAGGTTTCTAAGGGGCTACTGGCTAAGATTAAGTTTCGAGGTGGAGCTATACTGGTCAATGATCAACCACAAAATGCGACGTATCTATTGGATATTGGAGACCGAGTTATCATTGATATTCCTGCTGAGGAAGGCTTTGAAACTCTCGAAGCTATCGAGCGCCCACTGGATATTCTCTATGAGGATGACCATTTTCTAGTCTTAAATAAACCCTATGGAGTGGCTTCTATTCCTAGTGTTAATCACTCCAATACCATCGCTAATTTTATTAAGGGTTACTACGTCAAGCAAGACTATGAAAATCAGCAGATTCACATTGTAACTAGACTTGATAGAGATACTTCTGGCTTGATGCTCTTTGCCAAGCACGGCTATGCCCACGCACGATTAGACAAGCAGTTGCAGAAGAAGTCCATTGAGAAACGCTACTTTGCTTTGGTTAAAGGTGATGGACACTTGGAAACAGAGGGGGAAATTATTGCTCCGATTGCGCGTGATGAAGACTCTATTATCACCAGAAGGGTAGCTAAAGGTGGGAAGTACGCCCATACTTCCTACAAGATTGTCGCTTCCTATGGAAATATTCACTTGGTAGACATTCGCCTGCATACTGGTCGAACCCACCAAATACGAGTCCACTTTTCTCATATTGGTTTTCCTTTGTTGGGCGATGATTTGTACGGAGGTAGTCTGGACGACGGCATTCAACGTCAGGCCCTGCATTGCCATTACCTATCCTTTTATCATCCATTTTTAGAGCAAGGCTTGCAGTTAGAAAGTCCCTTGCCGGATGATTTCAGTAACCTTATTACTCAGTTATCAACTAATACTCTATAA
- a CDS encoding thymidine kinase, with translation MAQLYYRYGTMNSGKTIEILKVAYNYEEQGKGVVIMTSALDTRDGVGYVSSRIGMKRPAIAIEETTDIFGYIRDLSEKPYCVLVDEAQFLKRHHVYDLARVVDELDIPVMAFGLKNDFRNELFEGSKYLLLLADKIDEIKTICQFCKKKATMVLRTQDGLPVYDGEQIQIGGNETYISVCRKHYFAPEINKENEEK, from the coding sequence ATGGCACAGTTGTATTATCGTTATGGGACCATGAACTCTGGTAAGACCATTGAGATTCTCAAGGTGGCCTATAACTACGAGGAGCAGGGAAAAGGTGTTGTGATTATGACCTCGGCTCTAGATACGCGTGACGGTGTGGGCTATGTATCTAGTCGGATTGGTATGAAACGCCCAGCAATTGCGATTGAGGAAACAACTGATATCTTCGGCTATATCCGAGACCTATCAGAAAAACCTTACTGTGTGTTGGTCGATGAGGCTCAGTTTCTCAAGCGTCACCATGTTTACGACCTAGCTCGTGTTGTCGATGAGCTAGACATACCTGTCATGGCTTTTGGTTTGAAAAATGACTTTCGTAATGAATTGTTCGAAGGTTCCAAATATCTCTTGCTTTTAGCAGACAAGATTGATGAGATTAAGACCATTTGCCAGTTTTGTAAGAAAAAGGCGACTATGGTCTTGCGTACACAGGATGGATTGCCTGTTTATGATGGAGAACAGATCCAGATTGGTGGTAATGAAACCTATATCTCAGTTTGCCGTAAACATTATTTTGCCCCTGAAATCAATAAGGAGAATGAAGAAAAATGA
- a CDS encoding NAD kinase, translating into MKNTGKRIDLIANRKPQSQRVLYELRDRLKRNQFILNDTNPDIVISIGGDGMLLSAFHKYEDQLDKVRFIGVHTGHLGFYTDYRDFELDKLVTNLQLDTGARVSYPVLNVKVFLGNGEVKIFRALNEASIRRSDRTMVADIVINGVPFERFRGDGLTVSTPTGSTAYNKSLGGAVLHPTIEALQLTEIASLNNRVYRTLGSSIIVPKKDKIELIPTRNDYHTISVDNSVYSFRSIERIEYQIDHHKIHFVATPSHTSFWNRVKDAFIGEVDE; encoded by the coding sequence ATGAAGAATACAGGTAAACGAATTGACCTGATAGCCAATAGAAAACCGCAGAGTCAAAGGGTTTTATATGAATTGCGAGATCGTTTGAAGAGAAATCAGTTTATACTTAATGATACCAATCCGGATATTGTCATATCCATAGGTGGGGATGGCATGCTCTTGTCGGCCTTTCATAAGTACGAAGACCAACTTGATAAGGTACGCTTTATCGGTGTTCATACGGGACATTTGGGCTTCTATACGGACTACCGTGATTTTGAGTTGGACAAGCTAGTGACCAATTTGCAGCTAGATACCGGAGCAAGGGTTTCTTACCCTGTTCTAAATGTGAAGGTTTTTCTTGGAAATGGAGAGGTCAAGATTTTTCGTGCCCTCAACGAAGCCAGCATTCGCAGATCCGATCGAACCATGGTGGCAGATATTGTCATCAATGGTGTTCCCTTTGAACGTTTTCGCGGAGATGGCTTAACAGTTTCGACACCGACTGGTAGTACAGCCTATAACAAATCACTTGGTGGAGCTGTTTTACACCCTACCATTGAAGCTTTGCAATTAACGGAAATTGCCAGCCTTAATAATCGTGTCTATCGAACGCTGGGCTCTTCCATTATTGTGCCTAAGAAGGATAAGATTGAACTCATTCCAACAAGAAATGATTACCACACCATTTCGGTTGACAATAGTGTCTATTCTTTTCGTAGTATCGAGCGAATCGAGTATCAAATTGATCATCATAAGATTCACTTTGTCGCGACTCCTAGCCATACCAGTTTCTGGAACCGCGTTAAGGATGCCTTTATCGGCGAGGTGGACGAATGA
- a CDS encoding 4-oxalocrotonate tautomerase, with product MPFVRIDLFEGRTLEQKKALAKEVTEAVVRNTGAPQSAVHVIINDMPEGTYFPQGEMRTK from the coding sequence ATGCCATTTGTACGCATCGATTTATTTGAAGGACGCACGCTCGAGCAAAAGAAAGCTCTTGCTAAGGAAGTAACAGAAGCTGTTGTTCGCAACACTGGAGCACCTCAATCTGCTGTCCATGTCATCATCAACGACATGCCAGAAGGAACTTATTTCCCACAAGGGGAAATGCGCACCAAATAA
- the pta gene encoding phosphate acetyltransferase: MEVFESLKANLVGKNARIVLPEGEEPRILQATKRLVKETEVIPVLLGNPEKIKIYLEIEGIMDGYEVIDPQHYPQFEEMVAALVERRKGKMSEEDARKVLVEDVNYFGVMLVYLGLVDGMVSGAIHSTASTVRPALQIIKTRPNVTRTSGAFLMVRGTERYLFGDCAININPDAEALAEIAINSAITAKMFGIEPKIAMLSYSTKGSGFGESVDKVVEATKIAHDLRPDLEIDGELQFDAAFVPETAALKAPGSTVAGQANVFIFPGIEAGNIGYKMAERLGGFAAVGPVLQGLNKPVNDLSRGCNADDVYKLTLITAAQAVHQ, translated from the coding sequence ATGGAAGTTTTTGAAAGTCTCAAAGCCAACCTGGTTGGTAAAAATGCTCGTATCGTTCTCCCTGAAGGGGAAGAGCCTCGTATTCTTCAAGCAACTAAACGCTTGGTAAAAGAAACAGAAGTGATTCCTGTTTTGCTTGGAAATCCTGAAAAAATTAAAATTTATCTTGAAATTGAAGGTATCATGGATGGTTATGAAGTCATTGACCCTCAACATTATCCTCAATTTGAAGAAATGGTTGCTGCCTTGGTGGAGCGTCGCAAGGGCAAAATGTCTGAAGAAGATGCACGCAAGGTTTTGGTTGAAGATGTCAACTACTTTGGTGTCATGTTGGTTTACCTGGGCTTGGTTGATGGAATGGTATCAGGTGCGATTCACTCAACTGCTTCAACAGTTCGTCCAGCCCTTCAAATCATCAAAACTCGTCCAAATGTGACTCGTACTTCAGGTGCCTTCCTCATGGTTCGTGGTACTGAACGTTACTTATTTGGAGACTGTGCCATCAACATCAATCCAGATGCAGAAGCATTGGCTGAAATTGCCATCAACTCAGCAATCACAGCTAAGATGTTTGGCATCGAGCCTAAAATTGCTATGCTGAGCTATTCTACTAAAGGTTCAGGATTTGGTGAAAGCGTCGATAAGGTTGTAGAAGCCACTAAAATTGCTCACGACTTGCGTCCTGATCTTGAAATCGATGGTGAGTTGCAATTTGATGCAGCCTTTGTTCCCGAAACTGCAGCTCTTAAAGCTCCGGGAAGTACAGTAGCTGGTCAAGCAAATGTCTTCATCTTCCCAGGTATCGAGGCAGGAAATATCGGATACAAGATGGCTGAACGTCTTGGTGGTTTTGCAGCTGTAGGACCTGTTTTGCAAGGTTTGAACAAACCAGTTAACGACCTTTCTCGTGGATGTAATGCAGATGATGTTTACAAGTTAACCCTTATCACGGCAGCTCAAGCAGTTCATCAATAA
- the pepT gene encoding peptidase T, translating into MTYPNLLDRFLTYVKVNTRSDEHSTTTPSTQSQVDFATNVLIPEMNRVGLQNVYYLPNGFAIGTLPANDPSLTRKIGFISHMDTADFNAEGVNPQVIENYDGGVIKLGNSGFKLDPADFKSLEKYPGQTLITTDGTTLLGADDKSGIAEIMTAIEYLTAHPEIKHCEIRVGFGPDEEIGVGANKFDAEDFDVDFAYTVDGGPLGELQYETFSAAGAELHFQGRNVHPGTAKGQMVNALQLAIDFHNQLPENDRPELTEGYQGFYHLMNVTGSVEEARASYIIRDFEKDAFEARKAAMHSIADKMNQELGSDRVTLNLTDQYYNMKEVIEKDMTPITIAKSVMEDLGITPIIEPIRGGTDGSKISFMGIPTPNIFAGGENMHGRFEYVSLQTMERAVDTIIGIVAYKD; encoded by the coding sequence ATGACTTATCCCAATCTCTTGGACCGATTCCTAACCTACGTTAAGGTCAACACGCGCTCTGATGAACACTCTACTACTACTCCAAGTACACAGAGTCAGGTTGACTTCGCAACCAATGTTCTTATCCCTGAAATGAACCGTGTTGGATTACAAAATGTTTATTATCTACCAAATGGTTTTGCAATTGGAACCTTACCAGCCAATGATCCATCTTTAACACGTAAAATTGGCTTCATCTCCCATATGGATACTGCTGACTTTAATGCCGAAGGAGTCAATCCACAGGTAATTGAAAACTACGATGGTGGTGTGATTAAACTTGGAAATTCTGGTTTCAAACTCGATCCAGCTGACTTTAAGAGTCTTGAAAAATATCCAGGACAAACGCTCATCACAACAGATGGAACAACCTTGCTAGGAGCTGATGACAAGTCAGGAATTGCTGAGATTATGACTGCCATTGAATATCTGACTGCTCATCCTGAAATCAAGCACTGTGAAATTCGTGTTGGTTTTGGTCCAGATGAAGAAATCGGTGTTGGTGCTAATAAATTTGATGCAGAAGATTTTGATGTTGATTTTGCCTACACAGTTGATGGTGGGCCACTAGGTGAGCTTCAGTACGAGACCTTTTCAGCAGCGGGTGCTGAATTGCATTTCCAAGGACGCAATGTCCACCCTGGTACTGCCAAAGGGCAAATGGTCAACGCCCTTCAGTTAGCAATTGATTTTCATAATCAACTTCCTGAGAATGACCGACCTGAGTTAACAGAAGGTTACCAAGGTTTCTACCATCTAATGAATGTGACAGGTAGTGTCGAAGAGGCTCGTGCAAGCTACATCATTCGTGATTTTGAAAAAGATGCCTTTGAAGCTCGTAAAGCAGCAATGCATTCTATCGCTGATAAGATGAATCAAGAACTTGGTAGCGACCGTGTCACTCTCAACTTGACAGACCAGTACTACAATATGAAAGAAGTCATTGAAAAAGATATGACTCCAATTACCATTGCTAAATCCGTTATGGAAGATTTAGGTATCACTCCTATTATCGAACCAATCCGTGGAGGGACAGACGGCTCTAAAATTTCCTTTATGGGAATCCCAACTCCAAATATCTTTGCTGGTGGCGAAAACATGCATGGACGTTTTGAATATGTTAGCCTTCAGACTATGGAACGTGCAGTTGATACCATCATTGGTATCGTAGCTTATAAAGACTAA